The window AATGATCagactctgcacacacacacatcttagttttagtttcagcttcagttcttcgatattttcaagcttgcggtgagaggacatgcacagcagcctgctagaccatcacctttgacaactggtcgagcggtggtctcgctagtcgaacgtttagactagctagcggtctgccgaagaatcaaagagtcgtcgtttcatgccgtccaccaagatatcgccgcaaacacggcagacgtctcttctttgttcgtgagatctcatggcatttacaaatgatatgttgatctaggtagaACGATCCTACGCTTGTACAAACCATTTGGCattgcttttgataaatacttccgaaatcattttagtatcgacttggtctagactagagttcgcgcgctctctggtctggaaattcgaggctaagcgccaagagggcctgggtacgaggctaagcGCCACACTGAGAAATCCCAGCCATGTGATCAAGTACAATCGCGCATAAACAAAAACGAGGAAAGATCTAAATTCTAATTGACAGCGAAAGTCGTAATTAGAAGGCGAGTCACTGAAGAACGATTGCTTGGTCAATCAGGAAGTTACTTACTATGCCGGTGCTCGCAttagtgtgcatgtgcataaaCGAACATAGGTAAAGAGGAAAGTGACAGGTTTAATAACTTTGTTCTTTCCGTATTAGGAATAAAATTTAAAGAGAGCATTTTCCAAAGAGAGtaaacaaacactcaaacacCCAAATTGAAATGTTTTCGATTTTAACCGTTTGTCTAGATTGGTCTTGAGTACATCGAGGCTCTGCTCATTGTAGAAGCGTGTTGCGAGCTCTCTGGTTTTGTGGTGTGTAGAGCAAGACAACGAAGCTATCATTCCACGCACACACGAGCTTAGGCGGTAAGTTCTATTCAAGGCAGAAAACTTTCTACGCATTTTGGTAAATGTTACAACCCATTAGTTCACGGTAATTTGAcatataatatttaatatctGTTTAGCCTTATTGCTGTTTTTACAGTATTCGGTATTGGTGTAACAAAGGACATGCATGagatacacaaacaggtaACCTTGTTACTCAAACTAGTTACATCTCATATAACTATTCTAGTATTTGCATGGGTTTAGAATTATCAAAATTACATATTTTTGTAATTGTGACTACGTGTCGGCCTTTCTATATCTCACCATTTCTACATTCAAAACACCTAACAATCACAATCTATTTTACATTTAGATTAGAACTTGTTTGATCTCTTTACAACAAAGCCTTAGAATTTATTGCAATTTGTTGCCATTAGATTTTGGAATTTGCAAGGCCAAATTCTGCAATCATAAAATCAAAGATGGCGGAGCTTCTAAGGCCTACATATGTGATAGATTAACTCGATGTTTTCCCTtgactgtaattgtttacATTAGTTTTGCAACAGTGAGGTGTTGCATGAAAGGAAAACATTGTTGTGTTAATAAGGCATTGCATTTATACTAATTGTCTAAACGTTTATATTAAGCGACAACATATACATTTGAAATTTGAACCACTGTTATTGTTAAACACCTTTGCCACGTTTATTGTACGGCGGCTAATTTCTAAACTATCTTAGAGTCAGAGTAACATTTCTGACGCAATTTCAAGCACCACTATCCGCTGCACAAAGACATAAACCTACATAACGAAACTACAGAAACGTTCTACGTCAACTCTAAACTAATCGCAAAGCGTCCAACGCCACTGTCAGTTGTTTAGCAAACGATGCACTAGAATTAGTATAGTTCAATTGGAGGTGGAGGGCACAGGTCTTCCTCTTCTGCGCCGTCGGGTGCCAACGGACATTTGTTTACGTCCATCACACTTTTGACCCAATCCATCAGATTCAGCAAGTGTGTAAATATACCGTACTTTTTGGGCTGTCCACCTCCTTCTCCCCAACTGACTATTCCTACAACAACGTAAGCGTCCTCTTCGATTTCATTTTGCGTTTTGCGTTTACAGAAAAGAGGTCCTCCTGAATCACCATCGCAAGCGTCATTGTTGCCAGTACCGTCTCCAGCACAAACTGTATAGTTTGTGACATCTTCTCTATATTGGGCTGAAGTGCTATTTTTGCAAATGGATTTTTCTGCAATAGGAAGATGAAGTTCTTTCATGGCTGTCGATTTTGCGCTTGAATTTCCGCCTAGTTCTCTCCTTTCCGTGGCTCCCCATCCTGCTACTATACACTCGGCTCCCGGATAGTAGTAGATTTTGTCCTGTGGAGTTGGCAAACAAACTTTTCGTACGTATGGAGAGCATGTGACATTGCAATTCAACTTTATCAGAGCGATGTCTCGATTAAACGAGATTGGATCATATTCCTGATGTATGAAAACTTGTTCAATTGTGTATGTTTTCTCGCTAAATTCTTTGACAAACCGCTGCGTGTCTCCGACAACAACTAAGAGTTCCTCAATGTTGCGACCAAAGAGGCATTGAGCTGCAGTCAAAATCATACATTCGCTAATTATCGCGCCTCCGCAGTGAAAAACGGGATTGCCTCGTTCAATCCTGTAAATGGCGACCATCCAAGGCCACGCACCTGTCTCCGAAAGACACACGTTATGGTGTTGGTTTCTACATTTTGGAGCGACAGCTCTTCCACAACTTTTGCATAAGTCTAAAACAGGCACTGTGAAAAACAATTCTACAAAATATTATATCACGCAAAATCTTACCAACTTTAGTTGTAAATGCTTTTTTCAATGCATCTCTTATTGCAGATGCGTCTTGCACTTTAAAATAATAATCTGGATTGGACGCAAGCGTTTCAAGTGCTTTCGAGTCAACTCTTATACCTTCCCCAACTCCAAAGGCTATAGTGTAAATTTCTACGCCTTTCTCTTTTAGTTCTTCTGCTTCTTTTATTGGGTCTCTTGCCCAATTGTTTACACCGTCAGAAAACAGAAATATGACTCTTTTACATTGTGGTCTACTTATTGGAATTACTTTTTCTCTAACGAAATTCAATACTTTTCTTACTCCAGTTGCACCTCCACAAAACGGAGTCTTTTTTATTGCGTTAATCGTTTCAACTAGAGTTGTCTTTTCTCCCAGACTAAATATGAGATGAACTTTGTGGTCATAAGTGATGAGAGCTACTCTCGCAGTATCATTTCTATTAGTATCGTTGCTGATATTAAACAGCGCTGCGGAGCGACCCACGAAGTCGAGACTGTTATGGAAGTTTTCTTCACCTACGCTTTTTGAGCAATCTACTATATATGTTAAATCAATGCATCCTTCTCCAACAACCACTTGACGGCCTCTGCAGTCTGGTGACGCAGGAGGTTTATTTTCAGCCTCAGTGGGCAAATTTAATTCAACAGTTGAAGCGGGAGCAATTGGGGTTTCAACAGTTGAAGCGCAGGCAGTTGGGGTTTCGACATTTGAAGTGGAAGTAGTTGTTTTAACAGTTGAAGCGGGAGGAGAATTGTCGATATAGCATGACCCCACACGGTCTATAAACGTTTCTTTCAGTTGAAATGCTAAACCTAAAGGAGACTTGAAGTCGCCTACAAAAATTTGTACATTGTATTCATTAAAATTACAAACTAGGTTAGTAAAATATCTTACTTTTACAGTAACCTTCCTTGCCATCCCAAAACGTGTTATTTTGCCAATCTACCGTACAAGTACGCAAGTCGGTTCCATGATATGTAAACTCAGGTTTACAGCCAAAAGAAGCGAGACGCCCTTGCGCAAACGACATTGTTCTACGTATTCCATTCTCCGGTTCTCCAGGATCCGAACAAACTTGAAGGTTTTCTAAacgcaattaattaagccagaGTGGAAAATGCACAGAAAGAATCACAAAATTAGGCGTACTGTGACAATTGTGAATTGTAGAATATGGCTCCCAATCGAGATCTTCAGTGCAAACGCGATAAGGAATGCCATCTAAGCCATACCCGTCCGGACACGTGTAATTCACTCTTGATCCGACGTGAAACGTTGCTCTGCTTTTGTCATCTTCAAACGATGTTACACCTCCTGGAGTAGGAGGCGGAGGTGGAGAGGTACAGAAATAGTCTGCAATGACATTATGTCTCATTGGCAATTTGATcattgtcttaattaaacaaggcATAATGACACCTTCACATGGTGATGGGTTTGTAGTTATGTTCCACTTGGCATTGCAATCACACAATGCTGGCAATAATTTGAGAGAATTCGAAAGCTTATATCCTCGTGTACAGTAGAGACTCACTTCTTCTCCGATTGCCACATTAGTAGATCCATTGGAAACTTCCATATTCGACGGCAAAGTGCAGAAACTCACAGCTATTAAAGAAATCAAGAAAAGAAGAACAGAGAGAACAACCGTATAGTGCTaatacatttgcatgtagGAGTGTTTTTTGGCGTCCATCTTCTGTTAGAGCAAGATCGCTTATTACTTCCGTAGAGTTTATATCCATCACAACAATCATATTTGGCAGTCCTATCAAAATTTATTAGACTCACAAAACCATTTTTAAAACTTTTTGGGATAGGACAATGAAAACCTGCACAAAACTATTATTATTACgataatactaattaataatgtaaaaGAATTACCTTGTGCAAGAGCAACAACATTCAGTAAAAATCCTTTCCCTCGGTTTCCTCGATCAGAAACAAATTTGATTGTAAATCCAGGTGTGTTTCTAAATGTTAATGCCTTTCTTCTTTTAGTTTTTCCATAGTACTCATGTACTTGACTGTCCGATCTAGACACTTCCAGAGATTTCTGAATGATCAGTTTGTCTCGTGATCCTGCCGTACCGACAACCTCAATGTTGACACGTGCTGATAGTAGTGAATGGCTACTGCTGATAAACATCCATATGCAGTTTAAtttgtttggatacttttgtggAAAGTTAGGAGACTGAATCTGCTCTGATTTTCCTCTTCCTGGTTTCATATAAAACAGATTTCCACAATCtaaaattataatatttaattagttacagCACTGTTATTACCAGCAATGTTACAATTACCAATAGCTTTAAAAGATGCGTTTATCAAAGGATTCTGCCCACAACGATCTGTAATAACATTTACCGTCATCGAACTCCCGGATGACACAACATCTGTTGGACTGTCGCCTTCTCTATAGCTAACAATGAGTGGAGACTTCTTCGAATTACCATTATAAATATGGACTTTGTCTCCAGATCCAAGAAAAAATTGTGAGAACGTAAGCCTGACTCGCTTGTTGCCAACAACAGATAACACCCACTTGCAGTTCATGCATGAAGACACCTGCTGGTCAGAAAATCGACATGGCTCGTCCTCAGAAAAGATTTGATTTCCGCATTTTTCTACAGCTGAACACAACGACAATTGTGAGTAAGCGGTAACGTGTGATCAGGTGATTGGTGGCGTTAGTGCACCAGGCGTGACTAGTGcaacaaagaaaagaaagtgTACAGCAACACAGTAACTAAAGCTCAAAATGTTAGTACATCTGAACACCGTCGAAACCTACCAGGGCATTGACACGACGAGCATTTGCTTCTACCATTGCAGACCGCACTCTTTGACAAAGAAAACTGCAGGCATGCTAGAGCAGTCACACCAAGAATGAAGAAACTGAGTTTCATCTTTGGTGGAGTTCCAACGAGCTCTAGAGTTGTATTTCACTTCAGCAAATAATTCTCGCCTATTGTCTTCTCGAATTCTGCAAATGAGGGAGGGGCTTTGATAGATCTACTAATGAGTTAATGATTAGTGCAAATAACCTCACCAAGTGGAGAACCGTCTTCTATCATGCCTAACTCCTAAAACGTGTTAGTATGAATTACAGACATCCGGCAGATTACCCGAAGCAAATCCACTTATCATACTTGTTTTCTAAACCATAAACAAACGTAAGTTTAATAGCATCCAAAGCACGTCTAAATTGTTTATCTCATTTTATCTAACAAAAATTAGAAGATAATGCAATTATCCGGGAACTGCAACAACACTACATTAACTTGCATATAGTACCACATATATACACTTGTATTACCAATTAGTTGTTTTTGATATAACTCTGACAGATAGTGAGGACAGGCAGGCTTTCGATCAGTACCTAAGAAAGACATGGCCAGAGTGATCAGCTGTGGAGGACCTACTGCTAGCTGCTGGCTAGACGCAATACCTAGTTCGCAGGATTACACATTGAGCAATGCAGAATTTTGAATGGCTTTTTTTATTGCGACTTGGTGCGTCTTTGCCAGCTCTTAGAGCTATAGACAGCTGTATTGCACAGTGCGGAGAGCCAATTGATAACTTTGGATACCACCTTCTTACATGCAAGTGGGGAGGAGGTGCTATTCATCGACACTATCGAGTCTCAGACAGTGTATATCAAATGTTATCCTCAGTTGGTTTTGCGATGCAGGAAAGAACTAACAGAACAATTTGAAGGCAAAAAACGTCCAGACATTGCCGTGTACGACTTTGACAATGGCAAGAAGTTATTACTGGACATAACCATTGCTCATCCTTGGGCTCAGAATTATATTAGTCGAAGTTGTACAACAGCAGGgtttgcagcagcagaacGAGACCGTATcaagaacaacaaatattGGCAAATGTCTACTGATCTAGGCTATCTATTTTGCCCATTCTCATTGGAAGTATTTGTTCGTTTGAGAGAGTCAGCAAGAGAGACACTGAAGCAAGTGTCAAGATTAGCAGCACCGTTAGCAGGATACTCAACCGAAGAGTTTCTAAACGAGTGGCGACGccgtctgtcttttgtttacaAAAAGGTAATGCAGGGATCCTGTCCAACAAGGTCAATACCTTCATCGGAAGACAGCAGCCATCAAGGACAAACACTTGTAATACAGTTACTGTTCGCCATTTTGGCGTAGAGTTTACGTAggtttttctgttttttctTTTTGTACCTAGAACCTAGAGTTATCGTAGTTTGCTTACCAGTAGTTATTTCACTTTAGCCTTTATGTATGCTACCGTTTCTCTATTTGATGAGAagtaagagagagagagagagagagagagagagagagagagagagagagagagacagagagagagagacacacacacacacacacacacacacacacacacacacacacacacacacacacacacacacacacacacacacacacacagagagagagagagagagagagagacagacagacagacagacagacagacagacagacagagacagagagagacagagaatcAAATCTACAGGCCAACAGCTTGGCAGATAATCTTGACACAGCGACGGCTGCTGTCTCGTTTGATTCTTCAAGTTTGTCCGTTACAAGTCTGTCCAATACGTGTAACGGGCAGGTCACGGAATTCGAATTGTCATCCAGCCGCCGTTCATTGGCTGATGAAGCCATTGCATCATCACGTGTACCTCTGGCTAACACCCTTAGCAACGGGGAATTGCTACAACTACAGTGGAATGGAAGAGGTGCGACTGACACAGACATGGGCCAGACATCAAATGTCAAGGGTAATGTTGATCAAATCAGTACATCACCAGCAGTCAAATCACCCGGAAGCAGAACCAAGGGTTGGGAATTTCTTGACAACTTAGATTTTGAATCTATTAGTGGGTCAATTATTCCAACTATTTCGAACGTACCTAGGCATCTACAAGCTTTCTTCAGGGAATGTTGTGCTATGTCTCTAGTGAAACTTTCAGAAAACAGCAGTGACCTGTCAGCGTGGAAACTATTTCTTCTAACACCTAGGTTTCTATTGCAACCAGTGACTCGTGGTGGCAAATGTGGCAAGAAAGAACATGAAAGCCGATATAAAAAGTTCAGAGAATTGAGGTTTGACGAACTTTATCACTCATCAGTGCCTCGTCCTGACGAACGTCAAAATAAGTTTGAATGCCCTGATTCTGATAGTGTTATTTCATCTAGCTTGATCAGATCAGTCCGGTCAAAAGTGAGAAATGGAGAAATTTCTAGAGCAGGCAATCTCTTAACAAGTTCAGGTTTGGCAACTACATCCCTTGAGACTTTTCAGCGTCTACAAGAAAAACATCCACAACGCAAAAATCTTATCTCTGAAGAACTAAAACACCACAAACCCACCTGCTCTCCAGTCCAAGTATCTCTTTCTTTGTTCATTTCAGTTCTCAAAAATTGTCCGAATGGATCTAGTTGCGGTTTCAATGGCTGGAGATTTGAACATCTAAAATTATTGTTAGATTCTGACTACACCACGTCTCATTTGCATTCTTTGTGCAATAGCTATTTATCAGGTTCTGTACCAGATGTTGTGGCCACTACTCTAGCTGGCGCAAAGTTGATTGCTTTGCAGAAAAACGTGAATGATGTCCGACCAATTGCGGTTGGTGATTCTTTTCGACGACTGACGGCCAAACTTGCATGTCATCAACTCAAGAAGAAGATTTCGACTTTCCTTGCCCCTCATCAATATGGAGTTTCAACGCCGGGTGGAGCTGAGCTAATGACACATCTCATTCAGGCATCTCTGGAGGAGCATCCGGAGTGGATTGTTATTAAAACTGATGCAAAAAATGCTTTCAATACTGTTGATCGGTCTGCCTTTTTGTCTGAAGTTGCTTCAACTTTTCCGGAACTGTATCCATTTGTGGCGCAATGTTATATTCCTCCAGCTAAACTCACTGTTCGAGTGGGCTGTAAAACACAATTTATACTGTCCGAGGAAGGTGTACAACAAGGCGATCCTCTAGGACCCCTATTGTTTGCCCTAGCTCTTCAACCAATACTGATCAATGCAGCTAAAGATCACGAGTCAGTTCTTACGCCTAGCTATCTCGATGACAGCATGATTCTAGGGCCAAAAGAGGAAGTGATCAATTGTTACAACAATTTGAAAGTTCAACTATCTAAAATTGGATTAGAATTGAGAGAGGATAAATGTGAAGCTTTCTCACCAATCGGTATCCATGACTGGCCTCTGAACATTCCTGTACAAAAGAACGGCTTTGTTGTCTTAGGAACTCCTATTGGATCCCTGTCTTTTGTTAAAGATCGGTGCATGAAGCAAGTCAACACTGCCAAAACCTTCCTATCAAAACTTCCTTATATTGACGATACACAATCCGCAATGCTAATCCTTCGTTACTGTGGAATTCCAAAGATTTCACACTTACTTCGATGTGTTCCTCCAACGGTTACTGCTGAGGCTACGAGAGAGTTTGACGTAGCAATCATAAATACTTTTGAGGCCATCATCGGCTGTAAGCTATCTGAGCAACAAAGGGTACAACTCTCCTTTCGATTCAGTCAAGGTGGATTCGGTTTATCTCAAATGAGTGTTACTGCTCCATGTGCTTTCTTGGGAGCTTGGGCGAGCACTCTACACCAGCTTCCTTTGAGAGTGCCCTCTTTAGCCTCTTTCTGTGATACAGTCATTACTCCAGCTAGGATTTGTGATGATAGGGCTCCTTCAGTCTATTCAATCGCCGACCACCTGATCGATTCACTTCAGGAAATAAAACTTTTTCACACTGATAGACAATCTTTGATCTCTTCATTGGCAGACTTGCCTAATCAACCCTTCAAACTACAATCCAGATTGTACTCTCGCCACCTTGACACTCAATTTCAGACCTTCCTGAAAGGCTGTTCATCTGAATATGATAAGGCAAGAGTCATTAGCTGCGGTGGGCCTATTGCTGGGAGCTGGCTGGACGTTATACCAAATACGCAGGAATTCACTATGAGTAACATGGATTTCCGTGTTGCTTCTTTGTTGCGACTTGGTGCTCCTCTGCCAGAATTACAAGCGTTAGACAACTGCATTCCTCAATGTAAACAACCTCTTGACAGTAGTGGCTACCACATACTAACGTGTAAATGGGGAGGGGGAATCATTCGACGCCATGATCACATTGCAGATTGTTTATACAAAATGCTTACCTCTGTTGGATATCGATGCAGAAAGGAGTTGCCAGATCAATTCGATGGAAAACAAAGACCAGATGTTGCTGTCTATGACTATAAAGATGGAAAAAAACTTCTACTTGACGTTACCATTGCTCATCCTGCAGCTAGGAAGTACATCTCTAAAAGTCATTCAGTAGCAGGCTTTGCTGCTACCGAGAGAGAAAAGCAAAAGAACACAAAGTATCTTTCTAAATCTAGAGAGTTGGGGTATCTTTTCAAACCGTTTGCAATGGAAGTATTTGGCCGATGGAGTGATTCAGCCCAAAATTTTTTATCGGAAACATCAAAGTTCGCAGCTTCATCTTTACAAATATCCAGCGCTGAGTTCCTACACATGTGGCGCCGACGCTTTGCCACGTGTCTTCAAAAAGAAAACGTTTCCATCATGTCAGAAAAGATGAAATCGCTTGTCCCAAAGACCACTGTGGATGCCAACTTTCGTCAGAAGCAGCCTGTCAGATGCTTTGGACTtgactttagttaattaaagtaattacCATAGTGCATGCTTAGTTAGAATCTTATGTAGTTCGTAATCTATGTAGAGTTCCTCTTTAGTCATAGTTTCGTTTTAGTTCAGTTGAACTGTTTTCAGCTCCTCCTATAGCTTGTTGAAATTGTCTGCTGtattttgttgatgttgaattATCTAaataaagagagagagagagagagagagagagagagagagagag of the Corticium candelabrum chromosome 2, ooCorCand1.1, whole genome shotgun sequence genome contains:
- the LOC134176547 gene encoding cubilin-like, which encodes MKLSFFILGVTALACLQFSLSKSAVCNGRSKCSSCQCPAVEKCGNQIFSEDEPCRFSDQQVSSCMNCKWVLSVVGNKRVRLTFSQFFLGSGDKVHIYNGNSKKSPLIVSYREGDSPTDVVSSGSSMTVNVITDRCGQNPLINASFKAIDCGNLFYMKPGRGKSEQIQSPNFPQKYPNKLNCIWMFISSSHSLLSARVNIEVVGTAGSRDKLIIQKSLEVSRSDSQVHEYYGKTKRRKALTFRNTPGFTIKFVSDRGNRGKGFLLNVVALAQVLCRFSLSYPKKF
- the LOC134198168 gene encoding complement C2-like, whose product is MEVSNGSTNVAIGEEVSLYCTRGYKLSNSLKLLPALCDCNAKWNITTNPSPCEDYFCTSPPPPPTPGGVTSFEDDKSRATFHVGSRVNYTCPDGYGLDGIPYRVCTEDLDWEPYSTIHNCHKNLQVCSDPGEPENGIRRTMSFAQGRLASFGCKPEFTYHGTDLRTCTVDWQNNTFWDGKEGYCKSDFKSPLGLAFQLKETFIDRVGSCYIDNSPPASTVKTTTSTSNVETPTACASTVETPIAPASTVELNLPTEAENKPPASPDCRGRQVVVGEGCIDLTYIVDCSKSVGEENFHNSLDFVGRSAALFNISNDTNRNDTARVALITYDHKVHLIFSLGEKTTLVETINAIKKTPFCGGATGVRKVLNFVREKVIPISRPQCKRVIFLFSDGVNNWARDPIKEAEELKEKGVEIYTIAFGVGEGIRVDSKALETLASNPDYYFKVQDASAIRDALKKAFTTKVDLCKSCGRAVAPKCRNQHHNVCLSETGAWPWMVAIYRIERGNPVFHCGGAIISECMILTAAQCLFGRNIEELLVVVGDTQRFVKEFSEKTYTIEQVFIHQEYDPISFNRDIALIKLNCNVTCSPYVRKVCLPTPQDKIYYYPGAECIVAGWGATERRELGGNSSAKSTAMKELHLPIAEKSICKNSTSAQYREDVTNYTVCAGDGTGNNDACDGDSGGPLFCKRKTQNEIEEDAYVVVGIVSWGEGGGQPKKYGIFTHLLNLMDWVKSVMDVNKCPLAPDGAEEEDLCPPPPIELY
- the LOC134176548 gene encoding uncharacterized protein LOC134176548, with the protein product MAFFIATWKELTEQFEGKKRPDIAVYDFDNGKKLLLDITIAHPWAQNYISRSCTTAGFAAAERDRIKNNKYWQMSTDLGYLFCPFSLEVFVRLRESARETLKQVSRLAAPLAGYSTEEFLNEWRRRLSFVYKKVTEFELSSSRRSLADEAIASSRVPLANTLSNGELLQLQWNGRGATDTDMGQTSNVKGNVDQISTSPAVKSPGSRTKGWEFLDNLDFESISGSIIPTISNVPRHLQAFFRECCAMSLVKLSENSSDLSAWKLFLLTPRFLLQPVTRGGKCGKKEHESRYKKFRELRFDELYHSSVPRPDERQNKFECPDSDSVISSSLIRSVRSKVRNGEISRAGNLLTSSGLATTSLETFQRLQEKHPQRKNLISEELKHHKPTCSPVQVSLSLFISVLKNCPNGSSCGFNGWRFEHLKLLLDSDYTTSHLHSLCNSYLSGSVPDVVATTLAGAKLIALQKNVNDVRPIAVGDSFRRLTAKLACHQLKKKISTFLAPHQYGVSTPGGAELMTHLIQASLEEHPEWIVIKTDAKNAFNTVDRSAFLSEVASTFPELYPFVAQCYIPPAKLTVRVGCKTQFILSEEGVQQGDPLGPLLFALALQPILINAAKDHESVLTPSYLDDSMILGPKEEVINCYNNLKVQLSKIGLELREDKCEAFSPIGIHDWPLNIPVQKNGFVVLGTPIGSLSFVKDRCMKQVNTAKTFLSKLPYIDDTQSAMLILRYCGIPKISHLLRCVPPTVTAEATREFDVAIINTFEAIIGCKLSEQQRVQLSFRFSQGGFGLSQMSVTAPCAFLGAWASTLHQLPLRVPSLASFCDTVITPARICDDRAPSVYSIADHLIDSLQEIKLFHTDRQSLISSLADLPNQPFKLQSRLYSRHLDTQFQTFLKGCSSEYDKARVISCGGPIAGSWLDVIPNTQEFTMSNMDFRVASLLRLGAPLPELQALDNCIPQCKQPLDSSGYHILTCKWGGGIIRRHDHIADCLYKMLTSVGYRCRKELPDQFDGKQRPDVAVYDYKDGKKLLLDVTIAHPAARKYISKSHSVAGFAATEREKQKNTKYLSKSRELGYLFKPFAMEVFGRWSDSAQNFLSETSKFAASSLQISSAEFLHMWRRRFATCLQKENVSIMSEKMKSLVPKTTVDANFRQKQPVRCFGLDFS